The Litchfieldia alkalitelluris genome has a window encoding:
- a CDS encoding cytidine deaminase produces MKIEELLQEAKQARELAYVPYSKFKVGAALLTEDGKVYRGCNIENAGYSMTNCAERTAFFKAISEGDKKFQALAVIADTDGPVSPCGACRQVISEFCSQDMKVYLTNLNGDLKVTTVGELLPGAFSPEDLNE; encoded by the coding sequence ATGAAAATTGAAGAACTACTACAAGAAGCAAAACAAGCAAGAGAACTGGCATATGTCCCATACTCAAAATTCAAAGTGGGTGCAGCTCTTTTAACGGAGGATGGAAAGGTGTATCGCGGTTGTAATATCGAAAATGCAGGATACAGCATGACAAACTGTGCTGAGAGAACCGCGTTTTTTAAAGCAATCTCTGAAGGGGATAAAAAATTCCAAGCTTTAGCAGTAATAGCAGATACAGATGGCCCAGTTTCTCCTTGTGGAGCATGCCGACAGGTTATTTCTGAATTTTGTTCACAAGATATGAAAGTATATTTAACAAACCTAAATGGCGACTTAAAAGTAACTACAGTTGGCGAATTACTACCAGGAGCATTTTCACCGGAGGACTTAAATGAGTAA
- the ybeY gene encoding rRNA maturation RNase YbeY has translation MRLEIDFIDELDEITTEQIQTLEKLLNLAAETENVNEGSEVSISFVDNERIQEINREYRDKDQPTDVISFAMEELGEDEMEIIGVDMPRVLGDIIISIPRTKEQAEEYGHSFMRELGFLAVHGFLHLLGYDHETDEEEALMFLKQKEILDQYGLTR, from the coding sequence ATGAGATTAGAGATAGACTTTATTGATGAGCTCGATGAGATCACAACTGAACAGATTCAAACACTCGAAAAATTACTTAATCTAGCCGCAGAAACAGAAAATGTGAATGAAGGATCAGAGGTTTCAATAAGTTTTGTTGATAACGAGAGAATTCAAGAGATAAATCGAGAGTACAGAGACAAGGATCAGCCGACAGACGTCATTTCTTTTGCAATGGAAGAGCTTGGAGAAGATGAGATGGAAATTATCGGCGTTGATATGCCTAGAGTTTTAGGGGATATTATCATTTCAATTCCTAGAACAAAGGAACAAGCAGAAGAATATGGCCATTCCTTTATGAGAGAATTAGGATTCTTAGCTGTCCATGGCTTTTTACATTTGTTAGGATATGATCACGAAACAGATGAGGAAGAAGCTTTAATGTTTTTAAAACAAAAGGAAATATTAGATCAGTATGGGCTCACGAGATAA
- a CDS encoding HD family phosphohydrolase translates to MSFRKTLTDFVSNAKGFKFLPLIVYILLGSMMFSSMYSNVKPEKINLEPFQIAEQTIRAPFTIEDKDSTDKKQKEAEEQVEDVYTLNTDYPENRVDLMTSIFEAVSEVNVETNEEYISRLEEWKDAPEEDRGTEPEKATLEEKLTLLNTKLPSEITNALPKATFVALIESSPEQLSRAKESTVTAVNNVMNTRIPAREIENAKNRMDEELQYANVDSNVREAIISLGKYAVIQNVFFDTEATAEKIQQARDAVEPVRILQGQIIVEEGDLITKEIYRQLGLLGFLNNQNSYQPFAGLTLLILLIIAAVVYYFNDHIPKNRTKNTYILIFGIIFSVTLVLMKMVSLFQQIDYSEIGYIVPVAMGPLLVRLLINERLAIVSSMIFAVCGSIIFNEGLTGTLNFSIAIYYLFSSLAGVLFLSKYNRRGKILQAGLFISFVNIIINASILLLKNGNYTQLEIGSYLIMAIVSGIIAAVLTIGLLPFFEAGFGILSTMRLIELSNPNHPLLRKILTETPGTYHHSVMVANLSDSACEAIGANGLLARVASYYHDIGKTKRPQFFIENQMNIENPHDKISPQLSKNIIISHATDGADYLRKHKMPKEFIDIAEQHHGTTLLKFFYYKAKGNSDKEITESEYRYPGPKAQTKEAAIIGIADSVEAAVRSLANPTPEKIKSLVSSIISDRLQDGQLNECDLTLKELDIVGKSLCETLHGFFHSRIEYPDATGQKVKEA, encoded by the coding sequence ATGTCGTTCCGAAAAACTTTGACGGATTTTGTTTCAAATGCGAAAGGTTTTAAATTTCTTCCTTTAATCGTTTATATTCTTTTAGGTTCAATGATGTTTAGCTCAATGTATAGTAACGTAAAGCCTGAAAAAATAAATTTAGAACCCTTTCAAATTGCCGAACAAACGATAAGAGCTCCATTTACGATTGAAGATAAAGATAGTACTGATAAGAAACAAAAAGAAGCTGAAGAACAAGTTGAAGATGTATATACGTTAAACACGGACTATCCTGAAAATCGAGTAGACTTAATGACTTCTATTTTCGAGGCTGTTTCTGAAGTGAATGTAGAAACAAATGAAGAGTATATAAGCAGACTTGAAGAGTGGAAGGATGCTCCGGAAGAGGATCGTGGGACTGAACCCGAGAAAGCAACACTAGAGGAAAAGCTAACTCTTTTAAATACAAAACTGCCATCGGAAATCACAAATGCATTACCAAAAGCAACCTTTGTGGCTTTAATTGAGTCTTCTCCTGAACAACTGTCGCGTGCAAAAGAATCTACCGTCACAGCAGTTAACAATGTGATGAACACTAGAATACCTGCAAGAGAGATTGAAAACGCAAAAAATAGAATGGATGAAGAACTTCAATACGCAAATGTTGACTCAAATGTGAGGGAAGCTATCATTTCCTTAGGGAAATATGCAGTTATTCAAAATGTCTTTTTTGATACTGAAGCTACAGCAGAAAAAATACAACAGGCAAGAGATGCAGTAGAACCTGTTCGGATCTTGCAAGGCCAAATTATTGTTGAAGAAGGCGACTTAATTACAAAGGAAATATATCGCCAATTAGGATTACTTGGTTTTTTAAATAATCAAAATTCATATCAACCTTTTGCTGGCTTAACCCTACTTATTCTTTTAATTATTGCTGCAGTTGTTTATTATTTTAATGACCACATACCGAAAAACCGAACCAAAAATACATATATCTTAATCTTCGGCATTATTTTTTCGGTTACACTTGTGTTAATGAAAATGGTTAGTTTATTTCAGCAAATCGATTACTCTGAAATTGGGTATATTGTTCCAGTAGCAATGGGGCCATTGCTCGTCAGATTATTAATTAATGAGCGGCTTGCAATCGTATCGAGTATGATTTTCGCAGTGTGTGGAAGTATTATTTTTAATGAAGGTCTAACAGGAACACTAAACTTTTCGATTGCGATTTATTACTTATTCTCATCCTTAGCTGGTGTACTATTCTTGAGTAAATATAATCGTAGAGGTAAAATACTTCAGGCAGGCTTATTTATATCCTTTGTAAATATCATTATTAATGCCTCTATTTTATTACTGAAAAACGGTAATTATACACAATTAGAAATTGGCTCATATCTTATTATGGCTATTGTTTCTGGAATTATCGCGGCAGTTTTAACGATTGGCTTATTGCCATTTTTTGAAGCTGGCTTTGGAATTCTTTCAACAATGCGGTTGATCGAACTATCAAACCCGAATCATCCATTGTTGAGAAAAATTTTAACCGAAACACCTGGAACCTATCACCATAGTGTAATGGTTGCAAATCTTTCAGATTCTGCGTGTGAAGCAATCGGAGCGAATGGATTATTAGCAAGAGTTGCATCCTATTATCATGATATTGGGAAAACCAAGCGCCCACAATTTTTTATTGAAAATCAAATGAATATTGAAAATCCACACGATAAGATATCACCGCAATTGAGTAAAAATATTATCATATCACATGCAACAGATGGTGCTGACTATTTACGTAAGCATAAAATGCCGAAAGAATTTATTGATATTGCGGAGCAGCATCATGGTACGACTTTGTTAAAGTTTTTCTATTACAAAGCGAAGGGGAACAGCGATAAAGAGATTACTGAGTCTGAATATCGTTACCCAGGTCCTAAAGCTCAAACAAAGGAGGCAGCAATTATCGGAATTGCTGATAGTGTAGAGGCAGCGGTAAGATCGCTTGCTAATCCCACTCCGGAAAAAATTAAATCATTAGTGTCTAGTATCATTTCAGATCGACTTCAGGATGGCCAATTAAACGAATGTGATTTAACCTTGAAGGAGCTTGATATAGTGGGTAAATCCCTTTGTGAGACCCTACATGGCTTCTTCCATTCTAGGATTGAATATCCAGATGCGACGGGACAGAAGGTGAAGGAAGCATGA
- a CDS encoding diacylglycerol kinase family protein, translating to MGSRDNRQPHEWLRLVKSFEYAINGLKNAILKERNLQIHLVLSILVILLSFYCKIAIDDWIIVIIMIGGVIVLELINTAIERVVDLVTTDFHPLAKLAKDVSAAAVLVFSFIAVIVGILIFTPYLF from the coding sequence ATGGGCTCACGAGATAATCGCCAACCACATGAATGGCTAAGATTAGTAAAAAGTTTCGAATATGCGATAAATGGATTGAAAAATGCGATCCTAAAAGAGAGAAACTTACAGATTCATCTAGTGCTGTCTATTTTGGTCATTTTACTCTCCTTTTATTGTAAGATCGCTATTGATGATTGGATTATTGTCATCATCATGATAGGTGGTGTCATTGTTCTAGAGTTAATTAATACAGCGATTGAACGAGTGGTGGATTTAGTAACGACCGATTTTCATCCATTAGCTAAATTAGCTAAAGATGTATCTGCAGCTGCAGTCCTAGTTTTTTCATTTATTGCAGTCATTGTAGGCATTCTTATCTTTACGCCTTATTTATTTTAA
- the glyS gene encoding glycine--tRNA ligase subunit beta has translation MSKRDLLIEIGLEEMPARFITDASNQLTDKVTSWFLEKKIAYETIAGFSTPRRLAVLLTGVAEKQEDVETEAKGPARTIALDQDGNWTKAAIGFTRGQGASVEDIYFKEINGIEYVHVNKFTKGQETKETLVELQQLITNLTFPKNMKWGNEDLRYVRPIKWLISMFGNEIIPISITGVESSNKTLGHRFLGSEISIDSPSNYETQLLAEYVIVNALERKEAIKNQIQSLAEEHDWDVPVDEDLLEEVNNLVEYPTALFGKYEEEFLDLPEEVLITSMKEHQRYFPVKNKEGKLLPFFITIRNGDHQHIENVAKGNEKVLRARLSDADFFYKEDQKLKIENLVKKLDSIVYHEEIGSLGEKVKRIRKISDELARKLKVDETSLKHIDRAAHISKFDLVTHMVYEFPELQGRMGEKYALLSGEDEAVAKAINEHYMPRHAEDSIPSSTVGSIISIADKLDTIVSCFSIGIIPTGSQDPYALRRQSAGIVQILLEKDWDLSLEELLKLAINISAVNTEKNPTLEKDLVQFFKLRVRNELSTRAIRYDIIDAVLSADVERISTLINKAIVLDQQKEFPEFKDTIEALSRILNIAKKGEKQEINPELFQSDEERNLFKEYKQVAATVSEALSIGNVKEAYDSLAALKDVINKYFDNTMVMADDHALKTNRLAQMVHLADVISSFANVNSIVVK, from the coding sequence ATGAGTAAGCGTGATTTGTTAATAGAGATTGGATTAGAAGAAATGCCAGCACGATTTATTACAGATGCAAGTAACCAACTTACTGACAAAGTGACTAGCTGGTTCCTCGAAAAAAAAATTGCCTATGAAACAATCGCAGGGTTTTCAACACCTAGACGATTAGCCGTACTTCTTACAGGTGTGGCTGAAAAACAAGAAGATGTTGAAACAGAAGCAAAAGGACCTGCGAGAACAATAGCTCTTGATCAAGACGGAAACTGGACAAAAGCTGCAATTGGATTCACCCGAGGCCAAGGGGCAAGTGTTGAAGATATTTACTTCAAAGAAATAAATGGAATTGAATATGTTCATGTGAATAAATTTACTAAAGGTCAAGAAACAAAGGAAACATTAGTTGAACTGCAACAACTTATTACGAATCTAACATTCCCTAAGAATATGAAGTGGGGAAATGAAGACCTACGATATGTTCGACCAATCAAGTGGCTAATTTCAATGTTTGGCAATGAAATTATTCCAATCTCAATAACAGGAGTGGAATCCAGTAATAAAACACTTGGTCACAGATTCTTAGGGTCGGAAATCAGCATTGATTCACCAAGTAACTATGAAACCCAATTATTAGCTGAATATGTAATTGTTAATGCTCTTGAGAGAAAAGAAGCAATCAAGAATCAAATTCAATCATTAGCTGAAGAGCATGATTGGGATGTTCCTGTTGATGAGGATTTATTAGAAGAAGTTAATAATCTTGTTGAGTACCCGACTGCTTTATTTGGAAAGTATGAAGAAGAATTCCTTGATCTCCCTGAAGAGGTTTTAATCACATCGATGAAAGAACATCAACGTTACTTTCCTGTGAAAAATAAAGAAGGTAAGTTACTTCCGTTTTTCATTACTATTCGAAATGGTGATCATCAGCATATTGAGAATGTGGCAAAAGGAAATGAGAAAGTACTGCGCGCAAGACTATCGGATGCAGATTTCTTTTACAAAGAAGATCAAAAGTTAAAGATTGAAAACCTTGTTAAAAAGCTTGACTCAATTGTCTATCATGAGGAAATTGGTTCACTAGGTGAAAAAGTCAAAAGAATTCGTAAAATATCAGATGAGCTTGCTCGTAAATTAAAGGTTGATGAAACATCTCTAAAACATATTGATCGTGCTGCCCATATAAGTAAATTTGACCTTGTCACACATATGGTGTATGAATTCCCTGAACTTCAAGGAAGAATGGGTGAAAAGTATGCACTACTTAGTGGTGAGGATGAAGCTGTAGCTAAGGCAATCAATGAACACTATATGCCAAGACATGCTGAAGACAGTATTCCGTCTTCAACTGTAGGTTCGATTATTAGTATTGCTGATAAACTTGATACGATCGTAAGTTGTTTTTCGATTGGTATTATACCGACAGGATCTCAAGACCCTTACGCATTAAGAAGACAATCAGCAGGGATTGTTCAAATCTTGCTTGAAAAGGATTGGGATCTCTCACTTGAGGAACTATTAAAATTAGCAATCAATATTTCCGCTGTAAATACAGAAAAAAATCCTACATTAGAAAAGGATTTAGTACAATTTTTCAAGCTGCGTGTCCGCAATGAATTATCAACCCGAGCGATTCGATATGATATAATTGATGCTGTATTAAGTGCAGATGTGGAACGTATTAGCACATTAATTAATAAAGCAATTGTATTAGATCAGCAAAAAGAGTTTCCAGAATTTAAGGATACTATTGAAGCATTAAGCCGTATCCTCAATATCGCTAAAAAGGGTGAAAAACAAGAGATTAACCCAGAATTATTCCAATCTGATGAAGAGAGAAACTTATTTAAAGAATATAAGCAAGTAGCGGCTACAGTTTCAGAGGCGTTATCGATAGGAAATGTGAAGGAAGCTTATGACTCACTTGCAGCCTTAAAAGATGTAATTAACAAGTATTTTGACAATACGATGGTAATGGCTGATGACCACGCGTTAAAAACCAATCGCCTTGCTCAAATGGTTCATTTGGCAGACGTTATCAGTTCTTTTGCCAATGTAAATTCAATTGTCGTTAAGTAA
- a CDS encoding pyruvate, water dikinase regulatory protein produces the protein MGNRMIFVVSDSVGETAELVVKAAISQFRDMNTEIKRIPYVEDIATLNEVIAIAKEQKAIIVFTLVIQELRLHLHKEAEKHNVVIYDIIGPLIEKMANLYDISPSHEPGLVRQLDEDYFKKIEAIEFAVKYDDGRDPRGILRADIVLVGVSRTSKTPLSQYLAHKGIRVANVPLVPEVDPPEELFKVSSEKCFGLKISAEKLNNIRRERLKSLGLNDQAIYANIDRIKTELGHFEAIVEKIGCEVIDVSNKAVEETANIILSIKNKRKHI, from the coding sequence ATGGGTAATCGAATGATTTTCGTTGTTTCTGATTCTGTAGGAGAAACAGCTGAGTTAGTAGTTAAGGCAGCTATTAGTCAATTCAGGGATATGAATACCGAAATTAAGAGAATACCTTATGTAGAGGATATTGCTACATTAAATGAGGTTATAGCTATTGCAAAAGAACAAAAGGCAATCATCGTTTTCACATTAGTTATTCAGGAGTTAAGACTACATTTACATAAAGAAGCAGAGAAACATAATGTTGTCATCTATGATATTATTGGTCCGCTTATTGAAAAAATGGCTAATTTGTATGACATAAGCCCAAGTCATGAACCTGGTTTGGTTAGGCAACTGGATGAAGATTATTTTAAGAAAATTGAAGCGATCGAATTCGCAGTAAAATATGATGATGGAAGAGATCCCCGTGGTATTTTAAGAGCGGATATTGTATTGGTAGGCGTTTCGAGAACATCAAAAACCCCACTTTCACAATATTTGGCTCATAAAGGAATTCGAGTAGCCAATGTCCCATTAGTTCCAGAAGTCGATCCTCCAGAGGAATTGTTTAAAGTGTCATCAGAAAAATGCTTTGGCCTCAAAATCAGCGCAGAAAAGCTTAACAACATTCGAAGAGAACGATTAAAATCATTAGGATTAAATGATCAAGCAATTTATGCAAATATTGATCGAATTAAAACTGAATTAGGGCATTTTGAAGCAATTGTTGAGAAAATTGGGTGTGAAGTAATTGATGTGTCAAATAAAGCTGTTGAAGAAACTGCAAATATAATTCTAAGTATTAAAAATAAGCGTAAACATATATAG
- the era gene encoding GTPase Era yields the protein MSKEAYKSGFVSIIGRPNVGKSTFLNKVIGQKIAIMSDKPQTTRNKVQGVYTENEAQIVFIDTPGIHKPKHKLGDFMMKVAQNTLKEVDIILFMINAEEGYGRGDEFIIERLQGTTTPVFLVINKIDQIHPDQLLPLIEKYRTLYPFKEIVPISALEGNNVPTLVTQIKEYLPQGPQYYPADQVTDHPERFIVTELIREKALHLTREEIPHSIAVVMDSMEKRGDGDTVYVGATIIVERDSQKGIIIGKQGSMLKEIGKRARGDIEALLGSKVYLELWVKVQKDWRNKMSQLRDYGFREDEY from the coding sequence ATGAGTAAAGAAGCATACAAATCAGGATTTGTCTCAATCATCGGAAGACCAAATGTAGGAAAATCTACCTTTTTAAATAAAGTAATTGGTCAAAAAATCGCAATCATGAGTGACAAACCACAAACCACTCGTAATAAGGTTCAGGGAGTATATACAGAAAACGAAGCACAGATTGTGTTTATTGATACACCCGGAATTCATAAACCAAAACATAAACTTGGCGACTTTATGATGAAGGTTGCTCAAAATACGTTAAAAGAAGTAGATATCATTCTTTTTATGATTAATGCGGAGGAAGGCTATGGTCGAGGTGATGAATTTATCATTGAGCGATTACAAGGAACAACTACACCTGTTTTTCTTGTGATTAATAAAATTGACCAAATTCATCCCGATCAGTTATTACCACTAATTGAAAAATATCGAACGCTATATCCTTTTAAAGAAATCGTTCCAATTTCGGCATTAGAAGGCAACAATGTCCCGACTTTAGTGACTCAGATAAAAGAATATTTACCCCAAGGACCTCAATATTATCCTGCTGATCAAGTAACAGATCATCCGGAAAGATTCATTGTGACCGAATTAATAAGAGAGAAAGCATTACACCTTACTCGAGAAGAAATTCCACATTCAATTGCGGTTGTCATGGATTCAATGGAGAAGCGTGGTGATGGTGATACTGTCTATGTAGGAGCAACAATTATTGTCGAGCGGGATTCACAGAAAGGTATCATCATAGGAAAGCAAGGTAGTATGTTAAAGGAAATCGGAAAACGTGCTAGAGGTGATATTGAAGCTCTATTAGGTTCAAAGGTATATTTGGAGCTTTGGGTAAAAGTTCAAAAAGATTGGCGTAATAAAATGTCCCAATTACGGGACTATGGGTTTAGAGAAGACGAATATTAA
- a CDS encoding PhoH family protein translates to MSEELVMMKQQIENPNEAIALFGNNDLHLKRIEDEMNVSIVTRGENLNISGDQKDVQVVEEILVHLLQVIRKGVTISERDVIYAIEMAKAGRLESFVNLYDEEIAKTSKGKSIRAKTLGQRQYVSSIRSRDLVFGIGPAGTGKTYIAVVMAVTALKDGKVNKIILTRPAVEAGESLGFLPGDLKEKVDPYLRPLYDALHDVLGTEHTERLIERGTIEIAPLAYMRGRTLDDAFVILDEAQNTTPAQMKMFLTRLGFGSKMVITGDISQVDLPKGIKSGLTAATEILRGIKGASFNFLEQSDVVRHPLVASIIQAYEEAEK, encoded by the coding sequence ATGTCAGAAGAGTTAGTAATGATGAAACAACAAATTGAAAATCCGAATGAGGCGATCGCATTATTTGGAAACAATGACTTGCACCTTAAAAGAATAGAAGACGAAATGAATGTCTCAATTGTCACTAGAGGTGAAAATCTAAATATTTCTGGAGATCAAAAAGATGTACAGGTCGTTGAAGAAATTTTAGTTCATTTATTACAGGTAATTCGTAAAGGAGTTACAATAAGTGAACGTGATGTAATATATGCTATTGAGATGGCTAAAGCAGGACGATTAGAATCATTCGTCAACCTTTATGATGAAGAAATAGCAAAAACATCAAAAGGAAAGTCAATTAGAGCAAAAACGTTAGGGCAACGTCAATATGTATCATCGATAAGATCAAGAGATCTTGTATTCGGGATAGGTCCAGCAGGAACAGGGAAAACATATATAGCCGTTGTGATGGCTGTCACAGCTTTAAAGGATGGAAAAGTCAATAAAATAATCTTAACAAGACCTGCTGTTGAAGCAGGCGAGAGCTTAGGATTTTTACCTGGTGACTTAAAAGAAAAGGTCGACCCATATCTTCGTCCCTTATATGATGCATTACACGATGTACTTGGAACAGAGCACACCGAACGTTTAATCGAGCGTGGAACCATAGAAATTGCGCCACTAGCTTATATGAGAGGGAGAACATTGGATGATGCTTTCGTTATTTTAGATGAAGCTCAAAATACAACACCTGCACAGATGAAGATGTTCTTAACTCGTTTAGGATTCGGTTCTAAGATGGTTATTACTGGGGATATTTCTCAGGTAGATTTACCAAAAGGGATTAAATCTGGTCTTACTGCTGCTACAGAGATTTTAAGAGGAATTAAAGGTGCATCCTTTAACTTCTTAGAGCAATCTGACGTAGTAAGACACCCACTTGTTGCAAGTATCATACAAGCCTATGAAGAAGCTGAAAAGTAA
- a CDS encoding YqzL family protein codes for MLDFTWKVFSKTGNIDTYLLFKQMETEEERPDSHEEELAEVDFPIS; via the coding sequence ATGTTAGATTTTACCTGGAAGGTATTCAGTAAGACAGGTAACATTGATACGTATCTTCTTTTTAAACAGATGGAAACAGAGGAAGAAAGACCCGATTCACATGAGGAAGAGCTAGCAGAGGTGGATTTTCCAATTTCCTGA
- the recO gene encoding DNA repair protein RecO, producing MLEKCEGIVIRTNDYGESNKIITLFTREWGKVGVMARGAKKPSSRLASITQLFTYGHFLVQRTSGLGSLQQGETIKTYRGIREDIFLTAYASYIVEITDKSTDDKKPNPFIFELLSQTLNYVDEGIDLDILMFIYEMKMLQVIGISPKLDGCSVCGSTEGQFAFSIREGGFLCHRCYHHDQYVMKVSQTTIKLLRLFYYFDLNRLGKIDVKQETKNELKSVITSYYEQYSGLSIKSKRFLNQIDQLKDMMPPQK from the coding sequence ATGTTAGAAAAATGCGAAGGCATCGTGATTCGTACAAACGATTACGGTGAGAGTAATAAGATTATCACTCTATTCACACGAGAGTGGGGTAAAGTTGGTGTAATGGCAAGAGGAGCTAAAAAGCCGAGTAGTCGGTTAGCTTCCATTACCCAGCTGTTTACATACGGACACTTTTTAGTACAACGGACATCAGGTCTTGGGAGTCTCCAACAAGGAGAAACCATTAAAACTTATAGAGGGATTAGAGAAGATATTTTTTTAACTGCTTATGCATCATATATTGTTGAGATAACTGATAAGAGTACAGATGATAAAAAGCCAAATCCTTTTATTTTTGAATTATTATCTCAAACACTTAATTATGTTGATGAAGGCATTGATCTAGATATTCTGATGTTTATCTATGAAATGAAAATGCTCCAAGTCATAGGGATATCCCCTAAGCTTGATGGTTGCTCTGTGTGTGGAAGTACTGAAGGACAGTTCGCCTTTTCAATCCGAGAAGGCGGCTTTCTTTGTCACCGTTGTTATCATCACGATCAATATGTTATGAAGGTATCACAAACGACTATTAAGCTCTTGCGCTTATTTTATTATTTTGATTTAAACCGACTTGGGAAAATAGATGTAAAACAAGAGACCAAAAATGAACTTAAGAGTGTCATTACATCCTACTATGAGCAATATTCAGGTTTATCAATTAAGTCAAAACGCTTCTTAAACCAAATCGATCAATTAAAAGATATGATGCCTCCTCAAAAATGA
- the glyQ gene encoding glycine--tRNA ligase subunit alpha has translation MNIQDMILTLQKHWSDQGCILMQAYDVEKGAGTMSPYTFLRSIGPEPWNVAYVEPSRRPADGRYGENPNRLYQHHQFQVIMKPSPDNIQELYLDSLKALGIDPLKHDIRFVEDNWEAPTLGAAGLGWEVWLDGMEVTQFTYFQQVGGLECKPVSVEITYGVERLASYIQDKENVFDLEWTNGFTVRDIFGQPEYEHSKYTFETSDTEMLFNLFSIYEKEAHRQMEEGLVHPAYDYVLKCSHTFNQLDAKGAISVTERTGYIGRVRNLARKVAKTFYDEREKLGFPILNQKGGANHE, from the coding sequence ATGAACATACAAGACATGATATTAACATTACAAAAACACTGGTCAGACCAAGGTTGTATCCTAATGCAAGCCTATGATGTTGAAAAAGGTGCAGGTACAATGAGTCCATACACTTTTTTAAGAAGTATTGGTCCTGAACCATGGAATGTGGCGTATGTTGAGCCATCAAGAAGACCCGCCGATGGACGTTATGGTGAAAACCCAAACCGTTTATATCAACATCATCAGTTCCAGGTGATTATGAAGCCATCGCCAGACAATATCCAAGAACTATACTTAGATTCTCTGAAAGCTCTAGGTATTGACCCATTAAAGCATGATATTCGTTTTGTTGAGGACAACTGGGAAGCTCCAACACTTGGTGCAGCAGGGCTAGGTTGGGAAGTTTGGTTAGACGGAATGGAGGTTACTCAGTTTACTTATTTCCAACAAGTAGGTGGACTTGAATGTAAACCTGTTTCCGTTGAAATCACTTATGGTGTTGAACGTTTAGCATCGTATATTCAGGATAAAGAAAATGTATTTGACTTAGAATGGACAAATGGATTTACAGTTCGTGACATCTTTGGCCAGCCTGAATACGAGCATTCAAAATATACCTTTGAAACATCAGATACAGAAATGCTATTTAATTTGTTTTCAATTTACGAAAAAGAAGCACACCGTCAAATGGAAGAAGGACTGGTTCATCCAGCTTATGACTATGTACTAAAATGCTCACATACCTTTAATCAGCTTGATGCAAAGGGGGCAATTTCAGTAACTGAGAGAACTGGTTATATCGGTAGAGTTCGAAATCTTGCCCGTAAAGTAGCCAAAACCTTCTATGACGAGCGTGAAAAATTGGGATTCCCAATCCTTAACCAAAAAGGAGGTGCTAATCATGAGTAA
- a CDS encoding helix-turn-helix transcriptional regulator has product MSTIELNKRQEQIVQIVKSNGPITGEAIAEQLNLTRATLRPDLAILTMAGYLDARPRVGYYFTGKTGSQLLTDKIKKLRVEDYQSIPVVVAENVSVYDAIVQMFLEDVGTLFVVDQGSVLVGVLSRKDLLRASIGKQELATIPVNIIMTRMPNITTCEREDSLIDVAQKLIDKQIDALPVVKSSDKGIEVIGRITKTNMTKALVSIALDGV; this is encoded by the coding sequence GTGAGTACAATAGAACTGAACAAACGACAAGAACAAATCGTCCAAATCGTTAAAAGTAATGGACCAATAACTGGTGAAGCAATCGCTGAACAACTGAATTTAACGAGAGCAACACTTAGACCTGACTTGGCTATATTGACAATGGCTGGCTACTTAGATGCTCGTCCTCGTGTTGGATATTATTTCACAGGGAAAACAGGTTCACAGTTATTAACAGATAAAATTAAAAAGCTGCGTGTTGAAGATTACCAGTCAATCCCGGTTGTTGTTGCAGAAAATGTTTCTGTCTATGATGCCATTGTTCAGATGTTTTTAGAAGATGTCGGTACTCTATTTGTTGTTGACCAAGGCTCTGTTCTAGTTGGAGTGTTATCAAGAAAAGATTTACTAAGAGCCAGTATTGGCAAACAAGAGTTAGCAACCATTCCTGTAAATATTATCATGACAAGGATGCCAAATATCACCACATGCGAAAGAGAAGATTCACTAATTGATGTAGCACAAAAACTCATTGATAAACAGATTGATGCGCTACCTGTTGTAAAATCTTCTGATAAAGGAATAGAGGTAATTGGCCGAATTACAAAGACAAATATGACGAAGGCATTAGTTTCTATTGCATTAGATGGGGTATAG